In the genome of Pongo pygmaeus isolate AG05252 chromosome 9, NHGRI_mPonPyg2-v2.0_pri, whole genome shotgun sequence, one region contains:
- the DGKZ gene encoding diacylglycerol kinase zeta isoform X2, with the protein METFFRRHFRWKVPGPGEGQRRPSSVGLPTGKARRRSPAGQASSSLAQRRRSSAQLQGCLLSCGVRARGSSRRRSSTVPPSCNPRFIVDKVPTPQPTTAGAQLLGAPLLLTGLVSMNEEEKGVQEDVVAGASSAIQPGTKTPGPPPPRGAQPLLPLPRYLRRASSHLLPADAVYDHALWGLHGYYRRLSQRRPSGQHPGPGGRRASGTTAGTMLPTRVRPLSRRRQVALRRKAAGPQAWSALLAKAITKSGLQHLAPPPPTPGAPCSESERQIRSTVDWSESATYGEHIWFETNVSGDFCYVGEQYCVARMLGLSLPVLQQKSVSRRKCAACKIVVHTPCIEQLEKINFRCKPSFRESGSRNVREPTFVRHHWVHRRRQDGKCRHCGKGFQQKFTFHSKEIVAISCSWCKQAYHSKVSCFMLQQIEEPCSLGVHAAVVIPPTWILRARRPQNTLKASKKKKRASFKRKSSKKGPEEGRWRPFIIRPTPSPLMKPLLVFVNPKSGGNQGAKIIQSFLWYLNPRQVFDLSQGGPKEALEMYRKVHNLRILACGGDGTVGWILSTLDQLRLKPPPPVAILPLGTGNDLARTLNWGGGYTDEPVSKILSHVEEGNVVQLDRWDLHAEPNPEAGPEDRDEGATDRLPLDVFNNYFSLGFDAHVTLEFHESREANPEKFNSRFRNKMFYAGTAFSDFLMGSSKDLAKHIRVVCDGTDLTPKIQDLKPQCVVFLNIPRYCAGTMPWGHPGEHHDFEPQRHDDGYLEVIGFTMTSLAALQVGGHGERLTQCREVVLTTSKAIPVQVDGEPCKLAASRIRIALRNQATMVQKAKRRSAAPLHSDQQPVPEQLRIQVSRVSMHDYEALHYDKEQLKEASVPLGTVVVPGDSDLELCRAHIERLQQEPDGAGAKSPTCQKLSPKWCFLDATTASRFYRIDRAQEHLNYVTEIAQDEIYILDPELLGASARPDLPTPTSPLPTSPCSPTPRSLQGDAAPPQGEELIEAAKRNDFCKLQELHRAGGDLMHRDEQSRTLLHHAVSTGSKDVVRYLLDHAPPEILDAVEENGETCLHQAAALGQRTICHYIVEAGASLMKTDQQGDTPRQRAEKAQDTELAAYLENRQHYQMIQREDQETAV; encoded by the exons ATGGAGACTTTCTTTAGGAGACATTTCCGGTGGAAGGTGCCAGGCCCCGGAGAGGGGCAGCGGCGGCCCAGCAGCGTGGGGCTGCCCACAGGCAAGGCCCGACGTCGCTCCCCCGCTGGGCAGGCCTCCTCCTCACTGGCACAGCGGCGCCGCTCCAGCGCCCAGCTCCAGGGTTGCCTCCTGAGCTGCGGGGTGAGGGCCCGGGGTTCCAGCCGCCGGCGCTCCAGCACTGTTCCCCCTTCCTGCAACCCCCGCTTCATCGTGGATAAGGTGCCCACCCCACAGCCTACCACTGCGGGGGCCCAGCTTCTGGGCGCACCCCTGCTGTTGACCGGGCTTGTGAGCATGAATGAGGAGGAGAAGGGTGTTCAGGAGGACGTGGTAGCCGGGGCATCGAGCGCCATCCAGCCAGGCACCAAGACACCAGGGCCACCCCCACCTCGGGGCGCCCAGCCGCTGTTGCCCCTACCCCGCTACCTGCGCCGAGCCTCCTCCCACCTGCTCCCCGCGGATGCCGTATATGACCACGCTCTCTGGGGCCTGCACGGCTACTATCGGCGCCTCAGCCAGCGGCGGCCCTCAGGCCAGCACCCTGGCCCTGGGGGCCGAAGAGCCTCAGGCACCACCGCCGGCACCATGCTGCCCACCCGTGTGCGCCCACTGTCCCGCAGGCGCCAGGTAGCCCTACGGCGCAAGGCGGCCGGACCCCAGGCCTGGAGCGCCCTGCTCGC GAAAGCCATCACCAAGTCGGGCCTCCAGCACCTGGCCCCCCCTCCGCCCACCCCTGGGGCCCCGTGCAGCGAGTCAGAGCGGCAGATCCGGAGCACAGTGGACTGGAGC GAGTCAGCGACATATGGGGAGCACATCTGGTTCGAGACCAACGTGTCCGGGGACTTCTGCTACGTTGGGGAGCAGTACTGTGTAGCCAGGATGCTG GGGCTCTCTCTTCCTGTCCTGCAGCAGAAGTCCGTGTCTCGAAGAAAGTGCGCAGCCTGCAAGATTGTGGTGCACACGCCCTGCATCGAGCAGCTGGAGAAG ATAAATTTCCGCTGTAAGCCGTCCTTCCGTGAATCAGGCTCCAGGAATGTCCGCGAG CCAACCTTTGTACGGCACCACTGGGTACACAGACGACGCCAGGACGGCAAGTGTCGGCACTGTGGGAAG GGATTCCAGCAGAAGTTCACCTTCCACAGCAAGGAGATTGTGGCCATCAGCTGCTCGTGGTGCAAGCAGGCG TACCACAGCAAGGTGTCCTGCTTCATGCTGCAGCAGATCGAGGAGCCGTGCTCGCTGGGGGTCCATGCAGCCGTGGTCATCCCGCCCACCTGGATCCTCCGCGCCCGGAGGCCCCAG AATACTCTGAAAGCaagcaagaagaagaagagggcATCTTTCAAGAGGAAGTCCAGCAAGAAAGGGCCTGAG GAGGGCCGCTGGAGACCCTTCATCATCAGGCCCACCCCCTCCCCCCTCATGAAGCCCCTGCTGGTGTTTGTGAACCCCAAGAGTGGGGGCAACCAG GGTGCAAAGATCATCCAGTCTTTTCTCTGGTATCTCAATCCCCGACAAGTCTTCGACCTGAGCCAGGGAGGGCCCAAGGAGGC GCTGGAGATGTACCGCAAAGTGCACAACCTGCGGATCCTGGCGTGCGGGGGCGACGGCACG gtGGGCTGGATCCTCTCCACCCTGGACCAGCTACGCCTGAAGCCGCCACCCCCTGTTGCCATCCTGCCCCTGGGTACTGGCAACGACTTGGCCCGAACCCTCAACTGGGGTGGG GGCTACACCGATGAGCCTGTGTCCAAGATCCTCTCCCACGTGGAGGAGGGGAACGTGGTACAGCTGGACCGCTGGGACCTCCATGCCGAGCCCAACCCCGAGGCAGGGCCTGAGGACCGAGACGAAGGCGCCACCGACCGG TTGCCCCTGGATGTCTTCAACaactacttcagcctgggctttGACGCCCACGTCACCCTGGAGTTCCACGAGTCTCGAG AGGCCAACCCAGAGAAATTCAACAGCCGCTTTCGGAATAAGATGTTCTACGCCGGG ACAGCTTTCTCCGACTTCCTGATGGGCAGCTCCAAGGACCTGGCCAAGCACATCCGAGTGGTG TGTGATGGAACGGACTTGACTCCCAAGATCCAGGACCTGAAACCCCAGTGTGTTGTTTTCCTGAACATCCCCAG GTACTGTGCAGGCACCATGCCCTGGGGCCACCCTGGGGAGCACCACGACTTTGAGCCCCAGCGGCACGACGACGGCTACCTCGAGGTCATTGGCTTCACCATGACGTCCTTG GCCGCGCTGCAGGTGGGCGGACACGGCGAGCGGCTGACGCAGTGTCGCGAGGTGGTGCTCACCACATCCAAGGCCATCCCGGTGCAGGTGGATGGCGAGCCCTGCAAGCTTGCAGCCTCACGCATCCGCATCGCCCTGCGCAACCAGGCCACCATGGTGCAGAAGGCCAAGCGGCGGAGCGCCGCCCCCCTGCACAGCGA CCAGCAGCCGGTGCCAGAGCAGCTGCGCATCCAAGTGAGTCGCGTCAGCATGCACGACTATGAGGCCCTGCACTACGACAAGgagcagctcaaggaggcct CCGTGCCGCTGGGCACTGTGGTGGTCCCAGGAGACAGTGACCTAGAGCTCTGCCGCGCCCACATCGAGAGACTCCAGCAG GAGCCCGATGGTGCTGGAGCCAAGTCCCCGACATGCCAGAAACTGTCCCCCAAGTGGTGCTTCCTGGACG CCACCACTGCCAGCCGCTTCTACAGGATCGACCGAGCCCAG GAGCACCTCAACTATGTGACTGAGATCGCACAGGATGAGATTTATATCCTGGACCCTGAGCTGCTGGGGGCATCGGCCCGGCCTGACCTCCCAACCCCCActtcccctctccccacctcacccTGCTCACCCACGCCCCG GTCACTGCAAGGGGATGCTGCACCCCCTCAAG GTGAAGAGCTGATTGAGGCTGCTAAGAGGAACGACTTCTGTAAG CTCCAGGAGCTGCACCGAGCTGGGGGCGACCTCATGCACCGAGACGAGCAGAGCCGCACGCTCCTGCACCACGCAGTCAGCACTGGCAGCAAGGATGTGGTCCGCTACCTGCTGGACCACG CCCCTCCAGAGATCCTTGATGCGGTGGAGGAAAA CGGGGAGACCTGTTTGCACCAGGCAGCAGCCCTGGGCCAGCGCACCATCTGCCACTACATCGTGGAGGCCGGGGCCTCGCTCATGAAGACAGACCAGCAG GGCGACACTCCCCGGCAGCGGGCTGAGAAGGCTCAGGACACCGAGCTGGCCGCCTACCTGGAGAACCGGCAGCACTACCAGATGATCCAGCGGGAGGACCAGGAGACGGCTGTGTAG
- the DGKZ gene encoding diacylglycerol kinase zeta isoform X10, which produces MEPRDGSPEARSSDSESASASSSGSERDAGPEPDKAPRRLNKRRFPGLRLFGHRKAITKSGLQHLAPPPPTPGAPCSESERQIRSTVDWSESATYGEHIWFETNVSGDFCYVGEQYCVARMLQKSVSRRKCAACKIVVHTPCIEQLEKINFRCKPSFRESGSRNVREPTFVRHHWVHRRRQDGKCRHCGKGFQQKFTFHSKEIVAISCSWCKQAYHSKVSCFMLQQIEEPCSLGVHAAVVIPPTWILRARRPQNTLKASKKKKRASFKRKSSKKGPEEGRWRPFIIRPTPSPLMKPLLVFVNPKSGGNQGAKIIQSFLWYLNPRQVFDLSQGGPKEALEMYRKVHNLRILACGGDGTVGWILSTLDQLRLKPPPPVAILPLGTGNDLARTLNWGGGYTDEPVSKILSHVEEGNVVQLDRWDLHAEPNPEAGPEDRDEGATDRLPLDVFNNYFSLGFDAHVTLEFHESREANPEKFNSRFRNKMFYAGTAFSDFLMGSSKDLAKHIRVVCDGTDLTPKIQDLKPQCVVFLNIPRYCAGTMPWGHPGEHHDFEPQRHDDGYLEVIGFTMTSLAALQVGGHGERLTQCREVVLTTSKAIPVQVDGEPCKLAASRIRIALRNQATMVQKAKRRSAAPLHSDQQPVPEQLRIQVSRVSMHDYEALHYDKEQLKEASVPLGTVVVPGDSDLELCRAHIERLQQEPDGAGAKSPTCQKLSPKWCFLDATTASRFYRIDRAQEHLNYVTEIAQDEIYILDPELLGASARPDLPTPTSPLPTSPCSPTPRSLQGDAAPPQGEELIEAAKRNDFCKLQELHRAGGDLMHRDEQSRTLLHHAVSTGSKDVVRYLLDHAPPEILDAVEENGETCLHQAAALGQRTICHYIVEAGASLMKTDQQGDTPRQRAEKAQDTELAAYLENRQHYQMIQREDQETAV; this is translated from the exons ATGGAGCCGCGGGACGGTAGCCCCGAGGCCCGGAGCAGCGACTCCGAGTCGGCTTCCGCCTCGTCCAGCGGCTCCGAGCGCGACGCCGGTCCCGAGCCGGACAAGGCGCCGCGGCGACTCAACAAGCGGCGCTTCCCGGGGCTGCGGCTCTTCGGGCACAG GAAAGCCATCACCAAGTCGGGCCTCCAGCACCTGGCCCCCCCTCCGCCCACCCCTGGGGCCCCGTGCAGCGAGTCAGAGCGGCAGATCCGGAGCACAGTGGACTGGAGC GAGTCAGCGACATATGGGGAGCACATCTGGTTCGAGACCAACGTGTCCGGGGACTTCTGCTACGTTGGGGAGCAGTACTGTGTAGCCAGGATGCTG CAGAAGTCCGTGTCTCGAAGAAAGTGCGCAGCCTGCAAGATTGTGGTGCACACGCCCTGCATCGAGCAGCTGGAGAAG ATAAATTTCCGCTGTAAGCCGTCCTTCCGTGAATCAGGCTCCAGGAATGTCCGCGAG CCAACCTTTGTACGGCACCACTGGGTACACAGACGACGCCAGGACGGCAAGTGTCGGCACTGTGGGAAG GGATTCCAGCAGAAGTTCACCTTCCACAGCAAGGAGATTGTGGCCATCAGCTGCTCGTGGTGCAAGCAGGCG TACCACAGCAAGGTGTCCTGCTTCATGCTGCAGCAGATCGAGGAGCCGTGCTCGCTGGGGGTCCATGCAGCCGTGGTCATCCCGCCCACCTGGATCCTCCGCGCCCGGAGGCCCCAG AATACTCTGAAAGCaagcaagaagaagaagagggcATCTTTCAAGAGGAAGTCCAGCAAGAAAGGGCCTGAG GAGGGCCGCTGGAGACCCTTCATCATCAGGCCCACCCCCTCCCCCCTCATGAAGCCCCTGCTGGTGTTTGTGAACCCCAAGAGTGGGGGCAACCAG GGTGCAAAGATCATCCAGTCTTTTCTCTGGTATCTCAATCCCCGACAAGTCTTCGACCTGAGCCAGGGAGGGCCCAAGGAGGC GCTGGAGATGTACCGCAAAGTGCACAACCTGCGGATCCTGGCGTGCGGGGGCGACGGCACG gtGGGCTGGATCCTCTCCACCCTGGACCAGCTACGCCTGAAGCCGCCACCCCCTGTTGCCATCCTGCCCCTGGGTACTGGCAACGACTTGGCCCGAACCCTCAACTGGGGTGGG GGCTACACCGATGAGCCTGTGTCCAAGATCCTCTCCCACGTGGAGGAGGGGAACGTGGTACAGCTGGACCGCTGGGACCTCCATGCCGAGCCCAACCCCGAGGCAGGGCCTGAGGACCGAGACGAAGGCGCCACCGACCGG TTGCCCCTGGATGTCTTCAACaactacttcagcctgggctttGACGCCCACGTCACCCTGGAGTTCCACGAGTCTCGAG AGGCCAACCCAGAGAAATTCAACAGCCGCTTTCGGAATAAGATGTTCTACGCCGGG ACAGCTTTCTCCGACTTCCTGATGGGCAGCTCCAAGGACCTGGCCAAGCACATCCGAGTGGTG TGTGATGGAACGGACTTGACTCCCAAGATCCAGGACCTGAAACCCCAGTGTGTTGTTTTCCTGAACATCCCCAG GTACTGTGCAGGCACCATGCCCTGGGGCCACCCTGGGGAGCACCACGACTTTGAGCCCCAGCGGCACGACGACGGCTACCTCGAGGTCATTGGCTTCACCATGACGTCCTTG GCCGCGCTGCAGGTGGGCGGACACGGCGAGCGGCTGACGCAGTGTCGCGAGGTGGTGCTCACCACATCCAAGGCCATCCCGGTGCAGGTGGATGGCGAGCCCTGCAAGCTTGCAGCCTCACGCATCCGCATCGCCCTGCGCAACCAGGCCACCATGGTGCAGAAGGCCAAGCGGCGGAGCGCCGCCCCCCTGCACAGCGA CCAGCAGCCGGTGCCAGAGCAGCTGCGCATCCAAGTGAGTCGCGTCAGCATGCACGACTATGAGGCCCTGCACTACGACAAGgagcagctcaaggaggcct CCGTGCCGCTGGGCACTGTGGTGGTCCCAGGAGACAGTGACCTAGAGCTCTGCCGCGCCCACATCGAGAGACTCCAGCAG GAGCCCGATGGTGCTGGAGCCAAGTCCCCGACATGCCAGAAACTGTCCCCCAAGTGGTGCTTCCTGGACG CCACCACTGCCAGCCGCTTCTACAGGATCGACCGAGCCCAG GAGCACCTCAACTATGTGACTGAGATCGCACAGGATGAGATTTATATCCTGGACCCTGAGCTGCTGGGGGCATCGGCCCGGCCTGACCTCCCAACCCCCActtcccctctccccacctcacccTGCTCACCCACGCCCCG GTCACTGCAAGGGGATGCTGCACCCCCTCAAG GTGAAGAGCTGATTGAGGCTGCTAAGAGGAACGACTTCTGTAAG CTCCAGGAGCTGCACCGAGCTGGGGGCGACCTCATGCACCGAGACGAGCAGAGCCGCACGCTCCTGCACCACGCAGTCAGCACTGGCAGCAAGGATGTGGTCCGCTACCTGCTGGACCACG CCCCTCCAGAGATCCTTGATGCGGTGGAGGAAAA CGGGGAGACCTGTTTGCACCAGGCAGCAGCCCTGGGCCAGCGCACCATCTGCCACTACATCGTGGAGGCCGGGGCCTCGCTCATGAAGACAGACCAGCAG GGCGACACTCCCCGGCAGCGGGCTGAGAAGGCTCAGGACACCGAGCTGGCCGCCTACCTGGAGAACCGGCAGCACTACCAGATGATCCAGCGGGAGGACCAGGAGACGGCTGTGTAG
- the DGKZ gene encoding diacylglycerol kinase zeta isoform X4, producing the protein METFFRRHFRWKVPGPGEGQRRPSSVGLPTGKARRRSPAGQASSSLAQRRRSSAQLQGCLLSCGVRARGSSRRRSSTVPPSCNPRFIVDKVPTPQPTTAGAQLLGAPLLLTGLVSMNEEEKGVQEDVVAGASSAIQPGTKTPGPPPPRGAQPLLPLPRYLRRASSHLLPADAVYDHALWGLHGYYRRLSQRRPSGQHPGPGGRRASGTTAGTMLPTRVRPLSRRRQVALRRKAAGPQAWSALLAKAITKSGLQHLAPPPPTPGAPCSESERQIRSTVDWSESATYGEHIWFETNVSGDFCYVGEQYCVARMLKSVSRRKCAACKIVVHTPCIEQLEKINFRCKPSFRESGSRNVREPTFVRHHWVHRRRQDGKCRHCGKGFQQKFTFHSKEIVAISCSWCKQAYHSKVSCFMLQQIEEPCSLGVHAAVVIPPTWILRARRPQNTLKASKKKKRASFKRKSSKKGPEEGRWRPFIIRPTPSPLMKPLLVFVNPKSGGNQGAKIIQSFLWYLNPRQVFDLSQGGPKEALEMYRKVHNLRILACGGDGTVGWILSTLDQLRLKPPPPVAILPLGTGNDLARTLNWGGGYTDEPVSKILSHVEEGNVVQLDRWDLHAEPNPEAGPEDRDEGATDRLPLDVFNNYFSLGFDAHVTLEFHESREANPEKFNSRFRNKMFYAGTAFSDFLMGSSKDLAKHIRVVCDGTDLTPKIQDLKPQCVVFLNIPRYCAGTMPWGHPGEHHDFEPQRHDDGYLEVIGFTMTSLAALQVGGHGERLTQCREVVLTTSKAIPVQVDGEPCKLAASRIRIALRNQATMVQKAKRRSAAPLHSDQQPVPEQLRIQVSRVSMHDYEALHYDKEQLKEASVPLGTVVVPGDSDLELCRAHIERLQQEPDGAGAKSPTCQKLSPKWCFLDATTASRFYRIDRAQEHLNYVTEIAQDEIYILDPELLGASARPDLPTPTSPLPTSPCSPTPRSLQGDAAPPQGEELIEAAKRNDFCKLQELHRAGGDLMHRDEQSRTLLHHAVSTGSKDVVRYLLDHAPPEILDAVEENGETCLHQAAALGQRTICHYIVEAGASLMKTDQQGDTPRQRAEKAQDTELAAYLENRQHYQMIQREDQETAV; encoded by the exons ATGGAGACTTTCTTTAGGAGACATTTCCGGTGGAAGGTGCCAGGCCCCGGAGAGGGGCAGCGGCGGCCCAGCAGCGTGGGGCTGCCCACAGGCAAGGCCCGACGTCGCTCCCCCGCTGGGCAGGCCTCCTCCTCACTGGCACAGCGGCGCCGCTCCAGCGCCCAGCTCCAGGGTTGCCTCCTGAGCTGCGGGGTGAGGGCCCGGGGTTCCAGCCGCCGGCGCTCCAGCACTGTTCCCCCTTCCTGCAACCCCCGCTTCATCGTGGATAAGGTGCCCACCCCACAGCCTACCACTGCGGGGGCCCAGCTTCTGGGCGCACCCCTGCTGTTGACCGGGCTTGTGAGCATGAATGAGGAGGAGAAGGGTGTTCAGGAGGACGTGGTAGCCGGGGCATCGAGCGCCATCCAGCCAGGCACCAAGACACCAGGGCCACCCCCACCTCGGGGCGCCCAGCCGCTGTTGCCCCTACCCCGCTACCTGCGCCGAGCCTCCTCCCACCTGCTCCCCGCGGATGCCGTATATGACCACGCTCTCTGGGGCCTGCACGGCTACTATCGGCGCCTCAGCCAGCGGCGGCCCTCAGGCCAGCACCCTGGCCCTGGGGGCCGAAGAGCCTCAGGCACCACCGCCGGCACCATGCTGCCCACCCGTGTGCGCCCACTGTCCCGCAGGCGCCAGGTAGCCCTACGGCGCAAGGCGGCCGGACCCCAGGCCTGGAGCGCCCTGCTCGC GAAAGCCATCACCAAGTCGGGCCTCCAGCACCTGGCCCCCCCTCCGCCCACCCCTGGGGCCCCGTGCAGCGAGTCAGAGCGGCAGATCCGGAGCACAGTGGACTGGAGC GAGTCAGCGACATATGGGGAGCACATCTGGTTCGAGACCAACGTGTCCGGGGACTTCTGCTACGTTGGGGAGCAGTACTGTGTAGCCAGGATGCTG AAGTCCGTGTCTCGAAGAAAGTGCGCAGCCTGCAAGATTGTGGTGCACACGCCCTGCATCGAGCAGCTGGAGAAG ATAAATTTCCGCTGTAAGCCGTCCTTCCGTGAATCAGGCTCCAGGAATGTCCGCGAG CCAACCTTTGTACGGCACCACTGGGTACACAGACGACGCCAGGACGGCAAGTGTCGGCACTGTGGGAAG GGATTCCAGCAGAAGTTCACCTTCCACAGCAAGGAGATTGTGGCCATCAGCTGCTCGTGGTGCAAGCAGGCG TACCACAGCAAGGTGTCCTGCTTCATGCTGCAGCAGATCGAGGAGCCGTGCTCGCTGGGGGTCCATGCAGCCGTGGTCATCCCGCCCACCTGGATCCTCCGCGCCCGGAGGCCCCAG AATACTCTGAAAGCaagcaagaagaagaagagggcATCTTTCAAGAGGAAGTCCAGCAAGAAAGGGCCTGAG GAGGGCCGCTGGAGACCCTTCATCATCAGGCCCACCCCCTCCCCCCTCATGAAGCCCCTGCTGGTGTTTGTGAACCCCAAGAGTGGGGGCAACCAG GGTGCAAAGATCATCCAGTCTTTTCTCTGGTATCTCAATCCCCGACAAGTCTTCGACCTGAGCCAGGGAGGGCCCAAGGAGGC GCTGGAGATGTACCGCAAAGTGCACAACCTGCGGATCCTGGCGTGCGGGGGCGACGGCACG gtGGGCTGGATCCTCTCCACCCTGGACCAGCTACGCCTGAAGCCGCCACCCCCTGTTGCCATCCTGCCCCTGGGTACTGGCAACGACTTGGCCCGAACCCTCAACTGGGGTGGG GGCTACACCGATGAGCCTGTGTCCAAGATCCTCTCCCACGTGGAGGAGGGGAACGTGGTACAGCTGGACCGCTGGGACCTCCATGCCGAGCCCAACCCCGAGGCAGGGCCTGAGGACCGAGACGAAGGCGCCACCGACCGG TTGCCCCTGGATGTCTTCAACaactacttcagcctgggctttGACGCCCACGTCACCCTGGAGTTCCACGAGTCTCGAG AGGCCAACCCAGAGAAATTCAACAGCCGCTTTCGGAATAAGATGTTCTACGCCGGG ACAGCTTTCTCCGACTTCCTGATGGGCAGCTCCAAGGACCTGGCCAAGCACATCCGAGTGGTG TGTGATGGAACGGACTTGACTCCCAAGATCCAGGACCTGAAACCCCAGTGTGTTGTTTTCCTGAACATCCCCAG GTACTGTGCAGGCACCATGCCCTGGGGCCACCCTGGGGAGCACCACGACTTTGAGCCCCAGCGGCACGACGACGGCTACCTCGAGGTCATTGGCTTCACCATGACGTCCTTG GCCGCGCTGCAGGTGGGCGGACACGGCGAGCGGCTGACGCAGTGTCGCGAGGTGGTGCTCACCACATCCAAGGCCATCCCGGTGCAGGTGGATGGCGAGCCCTGCAAGCTTGCAGCCTCACGCATCCGCATCGCCCTGCGCAACCAGGCCACCATGGTGCAGAAGGCCAAGCGGCGGAGCGCCGCCCCCCTGCACAGCGA CCAGCAGCCGGTGCCAGAGCAGCTGCGCATCCAAGTGAGTCGCGTCAGCATGCACGACTATGAGGCCCTGCACTACGACAAGgagcagctcaaggaggcct CCGTGCCGCTGGGCACTGTGGTGGTCCCAGGAGACAGTGACCTAGAGCTCTGCCGCGCCCACATCGAGAGACTCCAGCAG GAGCCCGATGGTGCTGGAGCCAAGTCCCCGACATGCCAGAAACTGTCCCCCAAGTGGTGCTTCCTGGACG CCACCACTGCCAGCCGCTTCTACAGGATCGACCGAGCCCAG GAGCACCTCAACTATGTGACTGAGATCGCACAGGATGAGATTTATATCCTGGACCCTGAGCTGCTGGGGGCATCGGCCCGGCCTGACCTCCCAACCCCCActtcccctctccccacctcacccTGCTCACCCACGCCCCG GTCACTGCAAGGGGATGCTGCACCCCCTCAAG GTGAAGAGCTGATTGAGGCTGCTAAGAGGAACGACTTCTGTAAG CTCCAGGAGCTGCACCGAGCTGGGGGCGACCTCATGCACCGAGACGAGCAGAGCCGCACGCTCCTGCACCACGCAGTCAGCACTGGCAGCAAGGATGTGGTCCGCTACCTGCTGGACCACG CCCCTCCAGAGATCCTTGATGCGGTGGAGGAAAA CGGGGAGACCTGTTTGCACCAGGCAGCAGCCCTGGGCCAGCGCACCATCTGCCACTACATCGTGGAGGCCGGGGCCTCGCTCATGAAGACAGACCAGCAG GGCGACACTCCCCGGCAGCGGGCTGAGAAGGCTCAGGACACCGAGCTGGCCGCCTACCTGGAGAACCGGCAGCACTACCAGATGATCCAGCGGGAGGACCAGGAGACGGCTGTGTAG